The sequence AGGTGCGGTTGATGGCGCGCTTCAAAGCCGCTGTAGCGCTCTGGGTTGGCCTCGAGCAGATCCAGGCTGGCCAGGGCGGCGGCACAGCCCAAGGGATTGGCGGTGAAGCTGTGGCCGTGGAAGAAGGTTGCGGTGGGTTCGCTCTCGCTGATGAAGCCGGCATAGATCCGCTCACTGGCCATCGTGACGGCCATCGGAAGAAAGCCACCGGTGAGCCCCTTGGAGAGGGCCACGAGGTCTGGCTGGATGCCAGCCCGCTGGCAGGCAAACACCGCTCCGGTGCGGCCGAAACCTGTCATCACTTCATCGGCAATGAGCAGGGCACCGCTGGATTGCACCAGTTCGGCGACGGCCTTGAGAAATTGAGGGCGCACCATGCGCATCCCCGCAGCCCCCTGGATCAGGGGCTCAACGATCAGCGCCGCGGTGGGTGTCTGTAGGGCCTCGCTGAGGACCGCCAGCGCGGCCGCTTCCCGCTCTTCCACCTGCTCGTCCCCCCAGTGGGTGGCAGGCCAGGGCAGCCGGGTGACATCGAAGAGCAAGTCCTCGAAGGCTTCGGTGAAGACCGAGCGATCGCCGACGGCCATCGCCCCAAAGGTGTCGCCGTGATAAGCCCCTTCAAAGGCAATCAATTGGCGGCGTTCACTGCCTTGGTTTCGCCACCACTGCCAGGCCATCTTGAGGGCCACCTCGACAGCGCTGGAGCCGTTGTCGGAGAAGAAGAGCCGCTCCAAACCGGTTAGGGCACTGAGGCGGCTGGCGAGCTGTTCGGCAGGGCTGTGGCTGAAGTTGGCAAAGATCACCTGCTCCAGCTGTTGGGCCTGGCGGCCGATGGCTTCGGCGATGCTGGGTTCCGCGTGGCCGTGGAGGGTGACCCACCAACTGCTGATGGCATCGATTAGTTCCCTGCCGTCTTCGAGTTGAAGCAGAGAACCCTGGGCTCGCACCACCCGCTGCGGCGCGTCGCTGCGCGCCACCTGGGTGATCGGGTGCCAGAGGTGGGGATGCCAAGCCATGGCTTTAAGCGATGGCGCTGACGGCCTGCTGCAGGGCCAGGCGACGGTCCAACCCGGTGCGTTCAGCGGGCAGCTTTTTGTAGAGACCAAGCTTCTCCAGGCGGCGCTTGGTGGTGCCGCTGGCCCCCACCACGAAGACATCGCGGCCTTTCTCGATGGCCTCCTCCACTGCGTTTTCCACAGCGAGGGCTGCTGTGACCCCCAGGTGGGAGACCTCGGTGAGGTCGAAGACCACCGCGCGGCAATCGCCAATGGCGTTGTGCTCGCGGCCGATCGCCTTGGCGACGCCAAAAATCATGGCTCCGTTGAGCTGGAAGAGGAGCACCTGGCCCTTGGCTTGATCCAGCAGTTGGCGTTCCTCGTCGCTGATTTCGAGGTCGCCGTCACCTGTGCTGATCGACTTGACGCTCTTGCTTTGTAGAGCGCTCATCTTGTCGATGGTGAGGATGTTGGCGATGAAGACGCCCACACCCACGGCAGCGATGAGGTCCACCAGAACGGTGAGGGCGATCACCAGGTACATGATCAGCGCACCGCTGATCGAGATGCGATGGGCGCGCTTGATGAAGCCCCAGTCGACGATGTCGACACCCACCTTCAGGGCGATACCCGCGAGGACGGCCTGGGGAATCTGGGCGGCCACGCCAGTGAGGGCGAGGATCACCACCATCAGGATTAGGGCCCGGCTAATGCCAGAGAGGGCACTGCGGCCGCCGCTCTGAATGTTGACGACCGTGCCCATGGTGGCCCCGGCGCCGGGGAGACCACCGAAGAGGCCGGAGGCCAGGTTGCCGAGGCCTTGACCAATCAGTTCTTTGTTGGAGTTGTGCTCAGTGCGGGTGATGCTGTCGGCCACCACCGAGGTCAGCAGTGCATCGATGCAGCCGAGCATCCCCAGCACGGCGGCATCCACCAGCATCAGTTGCAGTTCACCCAGTTCAAAGTGGGGCAGCTGCAGGGCAGGGAAGCCGGAGGCGATCTCTCCGATGCGGCGAATCTCTTCCCCGCCGCCGCCGCCGGAGAGGACCGTGATGGAAAGCACCGTGCCGACCACCAATGCAATCAGTTGGGGCGGGGCGATTTTTTTCAGGGCTGCTGGGGTTAACCAGAGAATCGCCATGGTGATCACCGCCAAGGTGATCTCCGTGGGCCGGGCGTTGCTTAGCAGCTGCGGCAGGTTGCTGAGGGTGCCCATCACTCCGCCCTTGGGGCTGGCCTGACCGAGGAAGGGGCCCAGCTGCAGGATGATCAGGATGAGACCGATCCCGCTCATGAAGCCTGAGATGACCGTGTAGGGCATCTGGGTCACATAGCGACCGAGCCTGAGCAGGCCGAAGGCGATCTGGAACAGGCCGGCCAGCATCACAACGGTGAAGGCCATAGCCAGGCCGTGCTCGGGATTGCGGGCGGTCAAGCTCGCAATCACGGCCGTCATCACCACGGTCATTGGACCGGTGGGCTCGGAGATCAGGCTGGGGGTCCCGCCGAAGAGGGCGGCGAAGAGCCCCACCAGCACGGCACCCCATAGGCCTGCGGCCGCACCAGCTCCGGAAGCCACACCAAAGGCCAGAGCCATGGGCAGGGCGATCACGGCGGCCGTTACGCCGCCAAAGAGATCCCCTTTGATGTTGTTCGTGCTGATCTGGTTGAGTAGGCGAAAGCTTGACGCTCGTTGGGACGTCGACGCCGGTGTCATGACCGCTGAGAGTGGAAGCACGACGCTACGTCTGAGCGGAATCGATTGGGGCTCAGGCGGCAGTGCGCTGGCGAATCGGCCATCCTGAGGCCGAGACCTTTGAGCGATCCATGGGCGAGCCCACCAGCCTGGCGTCCTTGGAGGCCAGCTTTGAGCGGGAAGCCCGCCTGGATCAGTCCTATGTCGTGCTCACGGTTGCGGCGAGCTTGATTGCCACCTTGGGGCTGTTGGCTGACAGCGCTGCGGTGGTGATTGGCGCGATGTTGATCGCCCCTTGGATCCTGCCCCTGCGCAGCGCCTCCTTCGCGATCCTTGAGGGGCGACTGGCCCTGGTGGGCCGTGCGTTGCTGACCCTGGCCGTGGGCGTCGGCATCACGGTGCTGACCTCAGCGGCCCTGGGTTGGGTGGCCAACCTGCCGGTCCTGGGCGATGAGGTGCTGGGGCGCACCACGCCGAACCTGCTGGATTTGGGCATTGCTTTGGTGGCGGGGTCCGTGGCGACCTACGGCCGCCTCAAGCCGGAGGCGGTGTCATCCGTTGCAGGCACAGCGATTGCGGTGGCCTTGGTGCCTCCGGTCTGTGTACTGGGCCTGTTGCTGTCGCTTCAGCAGTGGGAACCAGCCAGGGGAGCAGCCCTGCTGTTTGCCGCCAACCTGCTGGGCATTCTTTCGGGGGGATTGCTGACCTTGGTGGCCACCCAGGCGAGCCTGCGCCAGCAGCTCTTCCGCAGTCAGATGGGACTCGTGAGTTTGCTGCTCACCGGATTGCTCTTGATCCCACTGACGGGTGGCTTTGTGACACTGCTGGGTCAAGCGCAGCAGAGGCAGGCCCTGGAAGAGGTCGAGCGTGCCATCACCGAGAGCCTGCGTCAAAACACCATCACCTTGGGGCGGGACTCGGAACTCACCGACGTCAAGATCGATTGGAGTCAGAACCCGCCATTAATTAAGGCTGCTGTGCGGGTGAGTCGCCCCAACCTGCCCACCCCAAAACAGGTTGCGGCCGTTCAGGACTTCATCAACAAGACCCAAAAGTTCCGCTACCGCCTGTTGGTTCAACGGGTGTCGATCGATGTGATCGGTCCTGAAACCGAACCCAATCCAGAGCCAACACCAGTGGAGGAGCCCCAGGAACTGAGCCCTGAGAAGGATGAGCAGGCCCCTGCTCCCGCAGAACCTTCTGCTCCTAACTCCTCTGCGGTTCCTGCAGCGCAGGGTTAACGGGCTGAAGACATTTCTGCTGTTCTGTGCACAATTGGGCCAGTCCGCTGCTGGCCATGCCTGACGCCCTCACCCTTCTGGAGATCGTCGCCGGCATCTTGCTCCTGTTTGGAGGGGGTGAACTGTTCGTGGCCGGGGCCGTGGCTCTCTCGCTGCTGCTTGGCATTCCTCAGATCGTCATTGGCCTGACGGTCGTTGCCTTTGGCACCAGCGCTCCCGAGCTGTTCGTGAGCTTGCTCTCGACGCTGCAGGGCAGCTCCGGCGGCGACTCCATTGCGGTGAGCAATGTTCTCGGCTCCAACATCTTCAACGTGATGGTGGTTTTGGGTGCCAGCGCGGCGATTACATCCCTGCGGGTCCGCAGTCGCTTGGTGCGCCGCGATGTTCCCTTGCTGCTTGCAGTTTCGATGGCCACTTGGGCCATGGCCTCATCAGGAAGCTTCACCTGGGTGGCGGGCTTGGCCCTGTTGACCGCCCTGGTGATCACGTTGGTCTGGGAAGTCCGCTCGGCGAGGGAAGACCACGAGGACGGTCTTGATGACATTGACGCCGAGGGGGCGTCGACCACCCCTGTGGCCCTCTTCAAGTTGGCCTTGGGTCTGGTCCTGCTGGTGGTGGGCTCCCAGGTCCTGATCAAAGGCGCCATTGCCGCAGCCCAAACCCTTGGGGTCAGCGAGGCAGTCATCGGTTTGACAATCGTCTCGGCCGGCACCTCCATGCCTGAGTTGGTGACGTCCCTGGTGGCGGCCTATCGGGGCAAGGCGGATCTCGCCATCGGCAACGTGGTGGGCAGCAACCTGCTCAACCAGCTGTTGATTCTGGGTTTGTGTGCCTTGCTCTCCGGCCAGGACGGTCTCTTGGTGAGCCCTGAATTACTGCGCCGTGACTTCCCGGTGATGGTGCTAACGACCCTGGCTTGCTTGCCGATTTTCTGGAGCGGCGGTGTGATTAATCGCCTGGAGGGTTGGCTCTTGCTGGGGGCCTATGGCCTCTATTTGATTGAACAGATCCTGAGCAGTACGGCTGCTCCGGGGATCGATGAATTTCGACTCTTCGTGCTGGTGGCGGTTTTGCCCCTGGTGCTGGTCTTCCTCACCTGGACATCTCTGCGATGGATGCAGCAGCGCAAGGCTGCGGGGTAGTCAATCGCGGGTCATTGCAGAACGACGCTGGGAAGCATGGACACACTCACGCCTGCAGCGGTGGCGTCCTTGTAGAGGCTTTCGCTGCTCTGGCGGTTGAGAATCACTTTCCCTGAGCAAATCAGATCCCAGGTCTCATCAGCAAAGTGGGTCTGGAGCCAGAGCATCCCCATCACGCTGCGGTGCTTGAGGTTGTAGCTCTCTCCGACGGACGTCAAGGTGATGTCCATGGCCCACAAAAAAACCTCCCCCCATTGGAGGGGGAGGTTGTGGATGCTGTTGTATCAATGCGAACCAAAACCAGAAGGCTTGGTTTTCTGACGTGATCAGCCTTGGTTCACCTGGGCAGCGGCCTCGGCTTGGCGGTGGTGGTAGTGGTGCCCGCGGTACTGCAGATCGACAGTGGTGTCGACTGAAGCCGCTTCGTGACGGAGGGGCGCATCGAAGTGTTGGCCGCGGTAGGCGTGCTCAACGCGAGCGCTGGTGGGCTGTTCGTGGGTGGCGTTGTCGTAAGTGACGCCGCGGTACTGGAGTTTGCTCATGGTGGTCATCGGGCCTCGAAGGGTTGGCTGGTTGTCCGCTTCGTGGGAAGGAGCGTTGCTTCGCCTCGCGGTGGGCTACTTCCGGTGGAGCCAGGCCCAAAGGGGGCTCACTCAACGTTTTGTCCTTCTGCAGCATTTCTAGCGGATGAAGAATGTTCAGAGTGAACAAAAGCCCCTTTTTTGTCTTTTTTGTAATAGTTACTGTGGTCCACTG is a genomic window of Synechococcus sp. A10-1-5-1 containing:
- the bioA gene encoding adenosylmethionine--8-amino-7-oxononanoate transaminase; translation: MAWHPHLWHPITQVARSDAPQRVVRAQGSLLQLEDGRELIDAISSWWVTLHGHAEPSIAEAIGRQAQQLEQVIFANFSHSPAEQLASRLSALTGLERLFFSDNGSSAVEVALKMAWQWWRNQGSERRQLIAFEGAYHGDTFGAMAVGDRSVFTEAFEDLLFDVTRLPWPATHWGDEQVEEREAAALAVLSEALQTPTAALIVEPLIQGAAGMRMVRPQFLKAVAELVQSSGALLIADEVMTGFGRTGAVFACQRAGIQPDLVALSKGLTGGFLPMAVTMASERIYAGFISESEPTATFFHGHSFTANPLGCAAALASLDLLEANPERYSGFEARHQPHLTALANHPKVLHARCTGTVAAFELDAGETSYLNPIGKTVQRHCIEQGVYLRPLGNVVYLLPPLCTSDAQLEQCYEALRSCLEQL
- a CDS encoding SulP family inorganic anion transporter — translated: MTPASTSQRASSFRLLNQISTNNIKGDLFGGVTAAVIALPMALAFGVASGAGAAAGLWGAVLVGLFAALFGGTPSLISEPTGPMTVVMTAVIASLTARNPEHGLAMAFTVVMLAGLFQIAFGLLRLGRYVTQMPYTVISGFMSGIGLILIILQLGPFLGQASPKGGVMGTLSNLPQLLSNARPTEITLAVITMAILWLTPAALKKIAPPQLIALVVGTVLSITVLSGGGGGEEIRRIGEIASGFPALQLPHFELGELQLMLVDAAVLGMLGCIDALLTSVVADSITRTEHNSNKELIGQGLGNLASGLFGGLPGAGATMGTVVNIQSGGRSALSGISRALILMVVILALTGVAAQIPQAVLAGIALKVGVDIVDWGFIKRAHRISISGALIMYLVIALTVLVDLIAAVGVGVFIANILTIDKMSALQSKSVKSISTGDGDLEISDEERQLLDQAKGQVLLFQLNGAMIFGVAKAIGREHNAIGDCRAVVFDLTEVSHLGVTAALAVENAVEEAIEKGRDVFVVGASGTTKRRLEKLGLYKKLPAERTGLDRRLALQQAVSAIA
- a CDS encoding DUF389 domain-containing protein, with protein sequence MGEPTSLASLEASFEREARLDQSYVVLTVAASLIATLGLLADSAAVVIGAMLIAPWILPLRSASFAILEGRLALVGRALLTLAVGVGITVLTSAALGWVANLPVLGDEVLGRTTPNLLDLGIALVAGSVATYGRLKPEAVSSVAGTAIAVALVPPVCVLGLLLSLQQWEPARGAALLFAANLLGILSGGLLTLVATQASLRQQLFRSQMGLVSLLLTGLLLIPLTGGFVTLLGQAQQRQALEEVERAITESLRQNTITLGRDSELTDVKIDWSQNPPLIKAAVRVSRPNLPTPKQVAAVQDFINKTQKFRYRLLVQRVSIDVIGPETEPNPEPTPVEEPQELSPEKDEQAPAPAEPSAPNSSAVPAAQG
- a CDS encoding calcium/sodium antiporter gives rise to the protein MPDALTLLEIVAGILLLFGGGELFVAGAVALSLLLGIPQIVIGLTVVAFGTSAPELFVSLLSTLQGSSGGDSIAVSNVLGSNIFNVMVVLGASAAITSLRVRSRLVRRDVPLLLAVSMATWAMASSGSFTWVAGLALLTALVITLVWEVRSAREDHEDGLDDIDAEGASTTPVALFKLALGLVLLVVGSQVLIKGAIAAAQTLGVSEAVIGLTIVSAGTSMPELVTSLVAAYRGKADLAIGNVVGSNLLNQLLILGLCALLSGQDGLLVSPELLRRDFPVMVLTTLACLPIFWSGGVINRLEGWLLLGAYGLYLIEQILSSTAAPGIDEFRLFVLVAVLPLVLVFLTWTSLRWMQQRKAAG
- a CDS encoding DUF4278 domain-containing protein; the encoded protein is MTTMSKLQYRGVTYDNATHEQPTSARVEHAYRGQHFDAPLRHEAASVDTTVDLQYRGHHYHHRQAEAAAQVNQG